One stretch of Streptomyces peucetius DNA includes these proteins:
- a CDS encoding helix-turn-helix domain-containing protein — MSQDSAASETARKLSGRRRREVVAVLLFSGGPIFESSIPLSVFGIDRQDAGVPRYRLLVCGGEDGPLRTTGGLELTTPYGLEAISRAGTVVVPAWRSITSPPPPEALDALRRAHEEGARIVGLCTGAFVLAAAGLLDGRPATTHWMYAPTLAKRYPSVHVDPRELFVDDGDVLTSAGTAAGIDLCLHIVRTDHGTEAAGALARRLVVPPRRSGGQERYLDRSLPEEIGSDPLAEVVSWALEHLHEQFDVETLAARAYMSRRTFDRRFRSLTGSAPLQWLITQRVLQAQRLLETSDYSVDEVAGRCGFRSPVALRGHFRRQLGSSPAAYRAAYRARRPQGDPDRTALVEAVVPAQSGPGVRRAPAGAAAIAAAAAELGKPVPEAYAAGHGRPSLPGPRSAP; from the coding sequence ATGAGTCAGGACTCCGCCGCATCGGAGACGGCACGGAAGCTGTCCGGGCGCCGGCGACGGGAAGTCGTCGCCGTGCTGCTGTTCAGCGGCGGCCCTATATTCGAAAGTTCCATCCCGCTCTCGGTGTTCGGAATTGACCGTCAGGACGCCGGAGTTCCCCGCTACCGCCTGCTGGTGTGCGGGGGCGAGGACGGACCGCTGCGGACCACCGGCGGTCTGGAACTGACCACACCGTACGGCCTCGAGGCGATCAGCAGGGCCGGCACCGTCGTGGTGCCCGCCTGGCGCTCGATCACCTCGCCGCCACCGCCCGAGGCGCTCGATGCGCTGCGCCGGGCACACGAGGAAGGGGCCCGTATCGTCGGCCTGTGCACCGGGGCGTTCGTCCTGGCCGCGGCCGGCCTGCTCGACGGCCGCCCCGCCACGACCCACTGGATGTACGCCCCGACCCTGGCGAAGCGCTATCCGTCGGTGCACGTGGATCCGCGGGAGCTGTTCGTCGACGACGGGGATGTGCTCACATCCGCGGGCACGGCGGCCGGAATCGACCTCTGCCTGCACATCGTGCGCACCGACCACGGCACGGAGGCAGCCGGGGCGCTCGCCCGCAGGCTCGTCGTCCCGCCCAGGCGCAGCGGCGGTCAGGAGCGCTATCTGGACAGGTCTTTACCGGAGGAAATCGGCTCGGACCCGCTGGCCGAGGTCGTGTCCTGGGCACTGGAACACCTCCACGAGCAGTTCGACGTGGAGACGCTGGCCGCGCGTGCGTACATGAGCAGGCGCACCTTCGACCGGCGGTTCCGTTCGCTGACCGGCTCGGCCCCGCTGCAGTGGCTGATCACCCAGCGGGTGCTGCAGGCACAGCGGCTGCTCGAGACCTCCGACTACTCGGTCGACGAGGTCGCCGGCCGATGCGGCTTCCGCTCCCCCGTGGCACTGCGCGGCCATTTCCGGCGGCAGCTGGGGTCTTCCCCGGCCGCCTACCGGGCCGCGTACCGGGCCCGCCGCCCGCAGGGCGATCCGGACCGGACGGCGCTGGTGGAGGCCGTGGTGCCCGCGCAGTCGGGCCCGGGAGTCAGACGGGCGCCGGCCGGGGCCGCCGCGATCGCCGCGGCCGCCGCCGAGCTGGGCAAACCGGTCCCTGAGGCGTATGCCGCAGGACACGGCCGCCCGAGCCTGCCCGGACCGCGCAGCGCACCGTAG